One Elaeis guineensis isolate ETL-2024a chromosome 10, EG11, whole genome shotgun sequence genomic window carries:
- the LOC140851959 gene encoding oryzain alpha chain-like, whose product MGPDSSPVAAALLLLLALASTAAVSSSASMSILSYGERSDDEVHRLYQAWKAQHARSYNALDEDEQRLEIFRDNLRFIDQHNAAANAGKYSFRLGLTRFADLTNEEYRSTYLGVRTAGSRRRRNSTVGSNRYRFRSSDDLPDSIDWRDKGAVVDVKDQGSCGSCWAFSTIAAVEGINHIVTGDLISLSEQELVDCDTYYNQGCNGGLMDYAFEFIISNGGIDTDEDYPYTGRDGSCDQYRKNAHVVTIDSYEDVPINDEKSLQKAVANQPVSVAIEAGGRAFQLYESGIFTGYCGTELDHGVTAIGYGSENGKYYWIVKNSWGSDWGESGYIRMERNINSATGKCGIAMEASYPIKNGQNPPNPGPSPPSPSKPPTVCDSYYSCPESMTCCCVYEFGSYCFAWGCCPLEGATCCEDHYSCCPHDYPICNVQEGTCLVSKNNPLGVKATKRIPAKPYWAYFGAQGERSSA is encoded by the exons ATGGGTCCCGATTCCTCGCCCGTGGCCGccgccctcctcctcctcctggcCCTGGCCTCCACCGCCGCCGTCTCCTCCTCCGCCAGCATGTCCATCCTGAGTTATGGGGAGAGGAGCGACGATGAGGTCCACCGTCTCTACCAGGCCTGGAAGGCGCAGCACGCCCGGTCCTACAACGCGCTCGACGAGGACGAGCAACGCCTCGAGATCTTCCGCGATAACCTCCGCTTCATCGACCAGCACAACGCCGCCGCCAACGCCGGCAAGTACTCCTTCCGCCTCGGCCTCACCCGCTTCGCCGACCTCACCAACGAAGAGTACCGCTCCACCTACCTCGGCGTCCGGACCGCCGGCTCCCGCCGCCGCCGGAACTCCACCGTCGGCAGCAACCGGTACCGGTTCCGCTCCAGCGACGACCTACCGGACTCCATCGATTGGAGGGACAAGGGCGCGGTCGTGGATGTCAAAGACCAAGGCAGTTGCG GGAGCTGCTGGGCATTCTCAACCATTGCAGCGGTGGAGGGGATCAACCACATCGTGACCGGCGATCTGATATCGCTGTCGGAGCAAGAGCTGGTTGACTGTGACACCTACTATAACCAGGGCTGCAATGGGGGGCTCATGGATTATGCATTCGAGTTCATCATCAGCAACGGGGGGATTGATACCGATGAGGACTACCCTTACACGGGCCGGGATGGTAGCTGTGACCAGTATAGG AAGAATGCACATGTTGTTACCATCGATTCATACGAGGATGTTCCGATTAACGATGAGAAATCTCTGCAGAAGGCAGTAGCAAACCAACCTGTTAGTGTTGCTATTGAAGCTGGTGGCAGGGCATTCCAACTTTATGAATCG GGAATATTCACTGGATACTGTGGGACTGAGCTGGACCATGGTGTAACTGCGATAGGTTATGGCAGTGAGAATGGCAAGTACTACTGGATTGTGAAGAACTCATGGGGATCAGATTGGGGAGAATCTGGGTACATAAGGATGGAGCGCAATATTAATTCAGCCACAGGCAAGTGTGGTATTGCAATGGAGGCATCATATCCCATAAAGAATGGCCAGAACCCGCCCAATCCTGGTCCATCACCTCCTTCCCCTTCGAAGCCTCCGACTGTTTGTGATAGCTACTATTCCTGCCCAGAAAGCATGACATGCTGCTGTGTCTATGAATTTGGAAGCTACTGCTTTGCATGGGGATGCTGCCCACTTGAGGGTGCAACCTGCTGTGAAGACCACTATAGCTGCTGCCCTCATGACTATCCCATTTGCAATGTTCAGGAAGGAACTTGCCTAGTG AGCAAGAACAACCCACTGGGAGTGAAGGCTACGAAACGCATTCCTGCAAAGCCATATTGGGCTTACTTTGGTGCTCAAGGCGAGAGGAGCAGTGCTTGA